GGCGCCCTCCTGCGGGAGCCGGCGCTCAGTCTGCCCGTCCACGGCTGGATCAACCTGCACTTCTCCCTGTTGCCGGCGTGGCGGGGCGCCGCGCCCGTGCAGTACGCCGTCATGGCGGGCGACGAGATCTCCGGCGCCTCGACCTTCCGGATCGAGGCCGGCCTCGACACCGGGCCGGTCTTCGCCACGATGACCGAGCGGATCCGCCCCCGGGACACGGCCGGCGACCTGCTCGACCGGCTCGCCCACGCCGGACCCGCGCTCCTGCGGGCCACCCTCGATGCCGTCGCGGCGGGCACGGCGGACCCGATCCCGCAGCCCGCCGAGGGGGTCTCCCTGGCCCCCACCCTGACGAGCGCGGACGGGCGGATCGACTGGCGCCACCCCGCGGCGGCGATCGATCGCCGCATCCGCGGTCTCACCCCGGCGCCGGGCGCGTGGACCCGGGACGACCGGGGTCGCTACAAGCTCGGCCCGGTCGAACCGGTCGCTTCCGCGACGAGCGCGACGAATGCGACGACCGGCACGGGCAGCACGGCCGTCCCCTCCCTCGCGCCGGGGCGGGTCGGCATCGACGAATCCGGCGTCATCGTCGGCACCGGCTCCGTGCCCGTCCGGCTCACACGGATCGCGCCCCCCGGCAAGCCGTGGATGGCGGCGTCGGACTGGGCGCGCGGGGCACGACACGACATCGGATTCGAGGTGGATGAATGAGCCAGGGTGAGCACAGCGGCGACTTCCGGGACTCCCGCGCCGGCCGGCCGCCGCGCCGCCGTGGCGGCCGCGCCCCCGCGGCGACGCGGAGTGGGCAGCGGCCACGGGAGCGGAGCCGAACGGCCGACCCGGCGCGCCTGCTCGCCTACGAGGTGCTGCGCGCCGTTGCGGAGAGTGATTCCTACGCCAACCTCGTGCTGCCGCCGCTCATGCACCGGCGCGGGGTCTATGGGCGCGATGCGGCCTTCACGACCGAGTTGACCTACGGCACGCTGCGGCTGCACGGCCGCTACGATCCGATCATCGCGATCGCCGCGGACCGCGACATCCGCAAGCTGGACGACGACCTCCTCGATGTGCTCCGGCTCGGCTGTCATCAGCTCCTCGCGATGCGGGTGCCGTCCCACGCCGCGGTCTCCGAGACGGTCGCGCTGGCGCGGACCGTGCTCGGGGCCGGCCGAGCCCAACTGGTCAACGCGGTGCTGCGGCGGGTGAGCGAACGCGGGCTCGACGACTGGCTCACCGAGCTCGCGGACCGGTCCACCGGCGAGGACGAGCGGCTCGCGCGCCTCCACTCCCACCCGCAGTGGATCGTGCGGTCGCTGCGGCAGGCGCTCGACGGCACCGGGGAGGAACTGGTCGAGGCCCTCGAGGCGAACAACAGCCCCGCCGAGGTCACCCTGGTGATCCGGCCCGGCCTCACCACGAAGACCGACCTGCCCGAGACCACCCGGGGACGGTACGCGCCGACCGCCCGGGTCCTGCGCGGGGGAGACCCGGGTGCCCTGAGCGTCGTACGCGAGGGGCTCGTCGGGGTCCAGGACGAGGGCTCCCAGCTCGTCACCCTGGCCCTCGCGACCACGCCGATCGAGGGACCCGACCGGACCTGGCTCGACCTGTGCGCCGGCCCGGGGGGCAAGGCCGCGCTGCTCGCCTCCTGGCTCGGGGCACGCACGGGCGGCCCCGCCCCGTCCGATCCCGCGGACCACCCCCACGGGCAGGACCACCGCCCCCGGACCCGCCGCCTCGTCGCGAACGAGCTCTTCCACCATCGGGCCGACCTGGTGCGCGCCTCACTGCGGGCCATCCCCGACTCGATCGACGTCGAGGTGCGCACGGGGGACGGGCGGATGGTCGGGGAGTACGAGCCGCAGACCTACGACCGGGTGCTCGTCGACGCCCCCTGTACCGGCCTGGGCGCGCTGCGCCGCCGTCCGGAGGCGCGCTGGCGCCGCAGCACCGCCGATCTCGCCTCCCTGGCGGGGGTGCAGCGGGAGCTGGTCATCTCCGCGATCGAGGCGACCCGGATCGGCGGCGTCGTCGGCTACGTCACCTGTTCGCCGCATGTCGCCGAGACCACCTTCGTGATCGCCGACGTGATCAAGCGGGCCGCCAAGCTCGGGATGCCGGTCGAGGTCGTGGACGCCGCCGCGGCACTCGCCCAGGTCGCCCTGACCCCGCTGCCCGATCAGCAGGGCCCGTACGTGCAGCTGTGGCCCCACCGGCACGGCACCGACGCGATGTTCCTGGCGATCCTGCGCAGGGTCTGAACGCCGGCGAAACCCGCCGGCCCGCACGAGCACGCGTGACGGCGCCGTCGTTCGCGTTCCGGGCACGATGTGGATAGGCTGCGTGCAGACGGTCCCAGACCCCGACCCTCGACTTGAATTCCATCAGGGCCACCTCGATGGCCCTCGTGCGCGATGTCGGGTAGGTGGCTGAATGTCAACACAGGAGTTCTCGAAGACCGGGGCCGTCGACGTGACGGGTGTCCGCCGGGCGACCGGGGTGGCGTCCGCCGTGGGCCTCATTCGGTCCCGCCGGCGCGCCGCGGAGCATGCCTGGGCGGTCGATCCGGCCCGCACCACGGCGTATGCCGCGTTGCGGGCGGTCGTGCACGGCGAGTCGTTCACCGAGTGGGTGCTGCCGGCGCTCATGCGCCGTCACGGTGTGTACGGCGGAGACGCCGCCTGGACCACGGAGTTGACGTATGGGACCCTGCGGCTGCGGGGCCGGTACGACCGGATCATCGCGATCGCGGCCGCGGGGCGGCTCGGCGAACCCGATGACGAGGTGCTGGACGTGCTGCGCCTC
The window above is part of the Pseudactinotalea sp. HY158 genome. Proteins encoded here:
- the fmt gene encoding methionyl-tRNA formyltransferase; this translates as MRLLFAGTPAVAVPALGALLESEHEVVAVLTRPPAPAGRRRTLRPSPVHEAATAAGLEVITATRPHEEPALTRLRELDLDCAAVVAYGALLREPALSLPVHGWINLHFSLLPAWRGAAPVQYAVMAGDEISGASTFRIEAGLDTGPVFATMTERIRPRDTAGDLLDRLAHAGPALLRATLDAVAAGTADPIPQPAEGVSLAPTLTSADGRIDWRHPAAAIDRRIRGLTPAPGAWTRDDRGRYKLGPVEPVASATSATNATTGTGSTAVPSLAPGRVGIDESGVIVGTGSVPVRLTRIAPPGKPWMAASDWARGARHDIGFEVDE
- a CDS encoding RsmB/NOP family class I SAM-dependent RNA methyltransferase, whose protein sequence is MSQGEHSGDFRDSRAGRPPRRRGGRAPAATRSGQRPRERSRTADPARLLAYEVLRAVAESDSYANLVLPPLMHRRGVYGRDAAFTTELTYGTLRLHGRYDPIIAIAADRDIRKLDDDLLDVLRLGCHQLLAMRVPSHAAVSETVALARTVLGAGRAQLVNAVLRRVSERGLDDWLTELADRSTGEDERLARLHSHPQWIVRSLRQALDGTGEELVEALEANNSPAEVTLVIRPGLTTKTDLPETTRGRYAPTARVLRGGDPGALSVVREGLVGVQDEGSQLVTLALATTPIEGPDRTWLDLCAGPGGKAALLASWLGARTGGPAPSDPADHPHGQDHRPRTRRLVANELFHHRADLVRASLRAIPDSIDVEVRTGDGRMVGEYEPQTYDRVLVDAPCTGLGALRRRPEARWRRSTADLASLAGVQRELVISAIEATRIGGVVGYVTCSPHVAETTFVIADVIKRAAKLGMPVEVVDAAAALAQVALTPLPDQQGPYVQLWPHRHGTDAMFLAILRRV